Proteins from a genomic interval of Paenibacillus sp. FSL H8-0048:
- a CDS encoding AraC family transcriptional regulator, giving the protein MDSTMIFCEMEDMLLLPLYATTIGYWEHQGEMARPAGFPDYQLHQVLGGKGEVNIRGKSYLAEAGDLFCLYPDVPHSYTPLSREWELAWISFNGREAAQMLLYAGIRESGVGRLRAEPILAPLEEMLTLSSGNELQDNLERSKLLYALLLDLKRSLLPASNEDNELARMKPVLQYIELHLHRPLLLKELAEVASVSPQYLCRLFQRTVRERPVAYINKQRVNRSKQLMFSSRGQRIYEIAQRAGFENVSYFCAVFKRITGMQPEEWRGLHGLD; this is encoded by the coding sequence ATGGATAGCACGATGATCTTTTGCGAGATGGAAGATATGCTTCTGCTGCCGCTGTATGCGACGACCATCGGGTATTGGGAGCATCAGGGGGAGATGGCCCGGCCTGCGGGCTTCCCGGATTATCAGCTGCACCAGGTCCTCGGGGGGAAAGGTGAAGTCAATATCAGGGGCAAGTCCTACCTTGCGGAGGCGGGCGACCTGTTCTGTCTCTACCCCGATGTTCCCCATTCCTATACCCCGCTTAGCCGGGAGTGGGAGCTGGCCTGGATCTCGTTCAACGGAAGAGAAGCAGCCCAGATGCTGCTCTACGCCGGAATCCGCGAGTCCGGGGTTGGACGCTTGCGGGCAGAGCCCATACTTGCTCCGCTGGAAGAGATGCTAACCCTCTCCTCCGGCAATGAGCTGCAGGACAATCTGGAGCGTTCCAAGCTGCTGTATGCCCTGCTGCTGGATCTGAAGCGCAGCCTGCTTCCGGCCTCGAATGAGGACAACGAGCTTGCACGGATGAAGCCGGTGCTGCAATATATCGAGCTTCACCTGCACCGTCCGCTGCTGCTGAAGGAGCTGGCCGAGGTGGCGTCTGTCTCGCCGCAGTATCTGTGCCGGCTGTTCCAGCGGACCGTCCGTGAACGGCCGGTGGCCTATATTAACAAGCAGCGGGTCAACCGGAGCAAGCAGCTGATGTTCAGCAGCCGGGGGCAGCGGATCTATGAAATCGCGCAGCGGGCAGGCTTCGAGAATGTCAGCTATTTCTGCGCCGTCTTCAAACGCATTACCGGCATGCAGCCGGAAGAGTGGAGAGGACTGCACGGATTGGACTAG